GAAAATAGTAAACTTGCTGCTTCCGGTATATATATAATGAAAATAAAGTACGGTAACTGGCAATATTATAATGAAAACGGATTGCTTTTACTTGAAGAATCATATAACTCTGGAGTAAAACATGGTTTATCAAAGCAATATTATTTGAATGGTAGCCTATATAAGGAAATTGAATATAAAGATGGAAAAATAAACGGTATTTCAAAAAGATATTATACAAATGGAAACATTAATTTTTTTATAAATTATAAGGATGGTTTATGTCAGGGAGATTATTATATTTACTTTGAATCAGGAAAAATTGAAATAAAAGGTAAATACAATAATGATTTAAAAAATGGTAAGTGGTATTATTATAAAGAAAATGGAAGTTTAATAAGAGAAGTAGAATATATTAATGGAAAGGCAGAAAATC
This genomic interval from Bacteroidales bacterium contains the following:
- a CDS encoding toxin-antitoxin system YwqK family antitoxin, coding for MTNKIINILILVNFTVFCYAQNIGQNDDTLVNYIDINGLKQGYWQKDYYNGNIKYKGYFKNDKLVGEFKRYSNKGKLMAILFYDETGDTANAKIFHENSKLAASGIYIMKIKYGNWQYYNENGLLLLEESYNSGVKHGLSKQYYLNGSLYKEIEYKDGKINGISKRYYTNGNINFFINYKDGLCQGDYYIYFESGKIEIKGKYNNDLKNGKWYYYKENGSLIREVEYINGKAENQDELDIIETEILKKLDDNKGKILDPEDFTNSPEEYLFNKNRY